From a region of the Tiliqua scincoides isolate rTilSci1 chromosome 4, rTilSci1.hap2, whole genome shotgun sequence genome:
- the LOC136647662 gene encoding uncharacterized protein, with the protein MRTRKLLYPAEKIWVDKHKYDEAERLHYEREATLAASAAGTCQAVVAVNGFYHDEPAEEELKGDLQRTGNEKKQKKRKCSPRAKPLNAKVDFVLAGLFADRVWFDKPLFDQAETAYRKKLSDVLSQATPEKLLAAKQSALVPWSEAEFPSVQPRGNFAFLQCAHGNLIACHHVIQDVWVNKFNFDNAEKGFVERSQLVVLPHFLDLPSVPLQSNKASIGQKTPDEGYVTALPTPSTPATAAQPMDHAGASFAPPSLPDASNQTVNGKPQISSLQALISEVWLEKPVYDDAERSFYANMFDGHPPGKVRLQERGRPESSKRSRKDKKSNSTVKQMAGKRGNYTAAVPQDPAHSPPTWYFMHKDSESSWLSKPIYDSAEAQYYTFKALKLAESTKTSETTLAKPSQPAARASSAPEPDTK; encoded by the coding sequence ATGaggacaaggaagcttctttATCCAGCAGAAAAGATCTGGGTGGACAAGCACAAGTATGATGAAGCAGAGAGGCTCCACTACGAAAGAGAAGCTACtcttgcagcctctgctgctgggaCTTGCCAAGCGGTGGTGGCAGTGAATGGCTTCTACCATGATGAGCCTGCTGAGGAAGAGCTGAAAGGAGATCTGCAAAGAACAGGAAAtgagaagaaacaaaagaaaaggaagtgCTCACCCAGAGCCAAGCCCTTGAATGCAAAAGTGGATTTTGTCCTGGCTGGGTTATTTGCTGACCGTGTGTGGTTTGACAAGCCTCTTTTTGACCAGGCTGAAACAGCCTATAGAAAGAAGCTTTCTGATGTGCTGTCACAGGCTACCCCTGAGAAGCTCTTGGCTGCTAAGCAGTCTGCGCTGGTACCGTGGTCAGAAGCAGAGTTTCCAAGTGTTCAGCCACGGGGAAACTTCGCCTTCTTGCAGTGCGCTCATGGCAACCTGATTGCCTGCCACCATGTAATTCAGGATGTTTGGGTCAACAAGTTCAACTTTGACAATGCTGAAAAGGGGTTTGTTGAAAGATCCCAGCTGGTGGTTCTGCCGCACTTTCTGGACCTGCCATCTGTGCCGTTGCAAAGCAATAAGGCCAGCATTGGGCAAAAAACACCCGATGAAGGCTATGTGACTGCCCTGCCTACCCCTTCAACCCCAGCCACTGCAGCTCAGCCCATGGATCATGCTGGTGCTTCCTTTGCACCCCCCAGTCTGCCTGATGCTTCCAACCAGACAGTGAATGGCAAACCTCAGATATCCAGTTTACAGGCTCTGATCTCTGAAGTGTGGCTCGAGAAGCCCGTCTACGATGATGCTGAGAGAAGTTTCTATGCAAACATGTTTGATGGGCATCCTCCAGGAAAGGTGAGGTTGCAGGAGCGTGGCCGGCCAGAATCTTCAAAGAGAAGCCGGAAAGACAAAAAAAGCAACAGTACAGTGAAGCAGATGGCAGGCAAGAGGGGGAATTACACTGCTGCTGTACCTCAAGATCCTGCACACTCTCCACCTACCTggtatttcatgcacaaagacAGTGAGTCGTCATGGCTCAGCAAACCCATCTACGACAGCGCCGAAGCGCAGTACTACACATTCAAGGCTTTGAAACTGGCTGAGAGCACAAAAACATCTGAAACGACGCTGGCAAAGCCATCGCAGCCTGCTGCCCGGGCCTCAAGTGCGCCAGAGCCTGACACTAAGTAG